A window of the Nyctibius grandis isolate bNycGra1 chromosome 34 unlocalized genomic scaffold, bNycGra1.pri SUPER_34_unloc_1, whole genome shotgun sequence genome harbors these coding sequences:
- the LOC137677008 gene encoding olfactory receptor 14A16-like, giving the protein MSNSSSITQFLLLAFADTRELQLLHFWLFLGIYLAALLGNGLIVTAVACDHHLHTPMYFFLLNLSLLDLGSISTILPKSMANSFWDSKAISYAGCAVQLFLFAALIVAEYCLLTVMAYDRYVAICKPLHYGTLMGSRACVHMAAAAWGTGFLYALLHTANTFSLPLCKGNAVNQFFCEIPHILKLSCSDAYLREVGLIVVSGCLALMCFVFIVLSYVQIFRAVLRIPSEHGQHKTFSTCLPHLAVVSLVISTGMFAYLKPPSLSSSSLDLVVAVLYSVIPPAVNPLIYSLRNQELKDSLKKLIQSVVFQQPHLLPTSLHK; this is encoded by the coding sequence atgtccaacagcagctccatcacccagtTCCTTCTCCTGGCATTTGCAGACAcacgggagctgcagctcttgcacttctggctcttcctgggcatctacctggctgccctcctgggcaaTGGCCTCATCGTCACTGCTGTAGCCTGCGACCACcacctccacacccccatgtacttcttcctcctcaacctctccctcctcGACCTGGGCTCCATCTCCACCATTCTCCCCAAATCCATGGCCAATTCCTTCTGGGACAGCAAGGCCATCTCCTATGCAGGGTGTGCTGTCCAACTCTTTCTGTTTGCCGCCTTGATAGTGGCAGAGTATTGTCTTCTGACGGTTATGGCCTATGATCGCTAtgttgccatctgcaaacccctgcactatgGGACCCTgatgggcagcagagcttgtgtccacatggcagcagctgcctggggcacaGGTTTCCTTtatgctctgctgcacacagccaatacattttcactaccaCTTTGCAAGGGCAATGCTGTgaaccagttcttctgtgaaatcccccacatcctcaagctctcctgctcagatGCCTACCTCAGGGAAGTTGGGCTAATTGTGGTTAGTGGCTGCTTAgctttaatgtgttttgttttcattgtgctgtcctacgtgcagatcttcagggccgtgctgaggatcccctctgagCATGGACAGCACAAAAccttttccacgtgcctccctcACTTGGCCGTGGTCTCCCTGGTTATCAGCACGGGCATGTTTGCTTACTTGaagcctccctccctctcttcttcATCCCTGGATCTGGTGGTCGCAGTTCTGTACTCGGTGAttcctccagcagtgaaccccctTATCTACAGCTTGAGGAATCAGGAACTCAAGGACTCACTGAAGAAGCTGATTCAGTCAGTAGTCTTTCAGCAGCCACATCTGCTGCCAACATCTCTTCACAAGTGA